The following proteins are co-located in the Vigna angularis cultivar LongXiaoDou No.4 chromosome 2, ASM1680809v1, whole genome shotgun sequence genome:
- the LOC108328773 gene encoding dehydration-responsive element-binding protein 2F: MQFQVSSSSDTQSTTFQLSKLFNYHSILTMDTCKKSPLKPWKKGPTRGKGGPQNASCEYRGVRQRTWGKWVAEIREPKKRTRLWLGSFSTAEEAAMAYDEAARRLYGPDAYLNLPHLQPRSTSPITPGKFKWFPSKNFISMFPSCGLLNLSAQPSVHFIHQRLQELKKNSVERQSPNSSSNDPEAEIQNVVDNTNHAESPPKDSQTSSEEVPGDIQEKPQIDLHEFLQQLGILKDEKQSADSTESSTVPEAVLRYENDELGVFSDTSVNWEALIEMHGIAGIQELESTQLEAYGPNDDLTFSTSIWNF, translated from the coding sequence ATGCAGTTCCAAGTATCATCAAGCAGTGATACTCAAAGCACCACTTTCCAGTTATCTAAGTTATTCAACTATCACAGTATTTTAACCATGGATACTTGCAAGAAGTCACCCCTGAAGCCATGGAAGAAAGGGCCAACTAGGGGGAAAGGTGGTCCACAAAATGCCTCGTGCGAGTACCGAGGTGTTAGGCAGAGAACTTGGGGCAAATGGGTTGCTGAGATAAGAGAGCCAAAGAAGAGAACCAGACTCTGGCTTGGTTCTTTTTCCACAGCTGAAGAAGCTGCCATGGCTTATGATGAGGCTGCAAGGAGACTCTATGGACCAGATGCATACCTTAATCTTCCCCATCTGCAGCCCAGGTCTACTTCACCTATTACACCAGGAAAGTTCAAATGGTTCCCTTCCAAGAACTTCATTTCGATGTTCCCTTCCTGTGGATTACTCAATTTAAGTGCTCAACCCAGTGTTCATTTTATCCATCAGAGGCTACAAGAGCTAAAGAAAAATTCAGTTGAGAGGCAGTCCCCAAATAGTTCATCCAATGATCCAGAGGCAGAAATTCAGAATGTAGTGGACAACACTAATCATGCAGAAAGTCCTCCAAAAGACTCTCAAACATCATCAGAGGAGGTTCCAGGAGATATTCAAGAGAAACCCCAGATAGACCTACATGAGTTTCTTCAACAGCTGGGAATACTTAAAGATGAAAAACAGTCAGCTGATAGCACAGAAAGTTCAACAGTTCCTGAAGCTGTGTTGAGATATGAAAATGACGAATTGGGAGTGTTTTCTGACACGAGTGTTAACTGGGAGGCTTTGATTGAGATGCATGGAATTGCTGGTATTCAGGAATTAGAATCCACCCAGCTTGAAGCATATGGCCCAAATGATGACCTTACTTTTTCAACTTCCATTTGGAACTTCTAA
- the LOC108329028 gene encoding uncharacterized protein LOC108329028 isoform X1 — MATAGSKKPLSLQQFISVTAPLLDLEKEAEISSSIATGASRNLDTAQKRGSTILNLKCIDVQTGLMGKSLIEFQSTKGDVLPAHKFGTHDVVVLKLNKADLGSPALGQGVVYRLKDSSITVAFDDIPEDGLNSPLRLEKVANEVTYRRMKDALIQLSKGVHRGPASDLIPVLFGERQPAVSKKDISFTPYNRNLDQSQKEAVLKALSSKNAFLLHGPPGTGKTTTVVEIILQEVKRGSKILACAASNIAVDNIVERLVPHRVKLVRVGHPARLLPQVLDSALDAQVLRGDNSGLANDIRKEMKALNGKLLKTKDRNTRKDIQRELRTLSKEERKRQQLAVTDVLKSADVILTTLIGAFSKKLDSTSFDLVIIDEAAQALEIACWIPLLKGSRCILAGDHLQLPPTIQSVEAEKKGLGRTLFERLAETYGDEITSMLTVQYRMHELIMDWSSKELYNSKIKAHASVSAHMLYDLDGVKRTSSTEPTLLLVDTAGCDMEEKKDEEDSTFNEGEAEVTVAHAKRLVQSGVLPSDIGIITPYAAQVVLLKMLKNKEDRLKDVEISTVDGFQGREKEAIIISMVRSNSKKEVGFLSDRRRMNVAVTRSRRQCCLVCDTETVSGDGFLKRLIEYFEEHGEYLSASEYQNE, encoded by the exons ATGGCAACTGCGGGGAGTAAGAAGCCTTTATCATTGCAGCAATTCATCTCTGTTACCGCTCCTCTTCTTGATTTGGAAAAG GAAGCTGAGATTTCAAGCTCAATTGCTACCGGCGCGTCCAGGAATTTGGACACCGCTCAAAAGAGGGGTTCCACAATCCTTAACTTGAAGTGCATCGATGTCCAG ACAGGGCTTATGGGGAAGTCTCTGATCGAGTTCCAGTCTACAAAAGGAGATGTTCTTCCTGCACATAAG TTTGGTACTCATGATGTTGTTGTTTTAAAACTTAACAAGGCTGATTTAGGTTCTCCTGCTCTTGGACAAGGTGTTGTTTACAGATTAAAG GACTCGTCAATAACTGTTGCTTTTGATGATATACCGGAAGACGGTTTGAACAGTCCCCTAAGGCTGGAAAAAGTAGCAAATGAG GTGACATATCGCAGGATGAAAGATGCATTGATACAGTTGAGCAAAGGAGTGCACAGGGGTCCTGCCTCTGATCTGATTCCTGTCTTGTTTGGGGAGAGGCAACCTGCAGTGTCCAAGAAGGATATATCCTTTACTCCCTATAATAGAAATCTTGATCAGTCTCAG AAAGAAGCAGTTTTGAAAGCTCTGTCGTCAAAGAATGCGTTCTTGTTGCATGGACCACCTGGAACGGGAAAAACTACAACAGTTGTAGAAATTATATTACAAGAAGTAAAACGTGGATCTAAGATTCTTGCTTGTGCAGCCTCAAATATTGCTGTTGACAACATTGTAGAGCGGCTCGTTCCACATAG AGTTAAGCTGGTGAGAGTGGGTCATCCTGCACGCTTATTGCCTCAAGTACTGGACAGTGCGCTGGATGCTCAG GTACTACGAGGAGATAATAGTGGTCTTGCAAATGACATTCGGAAAGAAATGAAG GCATTGAATGGAAAACTTCTGAAAACCAAAGACAGAAATACAAGAAAGGATATACAGAGGGAACTTAGGACTCTATCCAAAGAAGAACGTAAAAGGCAGCAGCTTGCTGTAACAGATGTACTTAAAAGTGCAGATGTAATATTAACTACTTTGATTGGGGCTTTCTCCAAGAAACTAGACAGCACTTCATTTGATTTGGTGATTATTGATGAAGCTGCTCAAGCACTTGAGATAGCATGCTGGATACCTCTGCTGAAG GGTTCAAGATGTATACTTGCAGGGGACCATCTTCAACTTCCTCCAACCATTCAAAGTGTTGAAGCTGAGAAGAAAGGCTTAGGCAGAACTCTCTTTGAACGACTTGCAGAAACGTATGGAGATGAAATCACATCAATGCTTACTGTGCAGTACCGTATGCATGAACTTATCATGGATTGGTCTTCTAAAGAGCTTTACAACAGTAAG ATCAAGGCTCATGCAAGTGTTAGTGCACATATGTTATATGATCTTGACGGTGTGAAGCGGACATCTTCAACTGAACCAACCCTTCTTCTTGTAGACACAGCTGG ATGTGacatggaagaaaagaaagatgaagaagatagcACCTTTAATGAAGGTGAAGCTGAAGTTACTGTGGCTCATGCGAAGAGACTAGTGCAAAGTGGGGTGCTTCCTTCTGATATAGGAATTATTACCCCATATGCTGCCCAG GTTGTTTTGCTCAAGATGTTGAAAAACAAGGAGGACCGGTTGAAGGATGTTGAAATCTCAACAGTTGATGGTTTCCAAGGAAGGGAGAAGGAAGCCATTATCATATCAATGGTTCgatcaaattcaaaaaaagaG GTTGGCTTTCTAAGTGATCGCCGGCGAATGAATGTAGCCGTGACACGGTCTAGAAGGCAATGCTGTCTTGTCTGTGACACAGAGACAGTCAGTGGTGATGGATTTCTAAAGCGATTGATTGAGTATTTTGAGGAGCACGGTGAATATCTGAGTGCATCTGAGTACCAGAATGAGTAG
- the LOC108329028 gene encoding uncharacterized protein LOC108329028 isoform X2 gives MATAGSKKPLSLQQFISVTAPLLDLEKEAEISSSIATGASRNLDTAQKRGSTILNLKCIDVQTGLMGKSLIEFQSTKGDVLPAHKFGTHDVVVLKLNKADLGSPALGQGVVYRLKDSSITVAFDDIPEDGLNSPLRLEKVANEVTYRRMKDALIQLSKGVHRGPASDLIPVLFGERQPAVSKKDISFTPYNRNLDQSQKEAVLKALSSKNAFLLHGPPGTGKTTTVVEIILQEVKRGSKILACAASNIAVDNIVERLVPHRVKLVRVGHPARLLPQVLDSALDAQVLRGDNSGLANDIRKEMKALNGKLLKTKDRNTRKDIQRELRTLSKEERKRQQLAVTDVLKSADVILTTLIGAFSKKLDSTSFDLVIIDEAAQALEIACWIPLLKGSRCILAGDHLQLPPTIQSVEAEKKGLGRTLFERLAETYGDEITSMLTVQYRMHELIMDWSSKELYNSKIKAHASVSAHMLYDLDGVKRTSSTEPTLLLVDTAGCDMEEKKDEEDSTFNEGEAEVTVAHAKRLVQSGVLPSDIGIITPYAAQFDRLFCSRC, from the exons ATGGCAACTGCGGGGAGTAAGAAGCCTTTATCATTGCAGCAATTCATCTCTGTTACCGCTCCTCTTCTTGATTTGGAAAAG GAAGCTGAGATTTCAAGCTCAATTGCTACCGGCGCGTCCAGGAATTTGGACACCGCTCAAAAGAGGGGTTCCACAATCCTTAACTTGAAGTGCATCGATGTCCAG ACAGGGCTTATGGGGAAGTCTCTGATCGAGTTCCAGTCTACAAAAGGAGATGTTCTTCCTGCACATAAG TTTGGTACTCATGATGTTGTTGTTTTAAAACTTAACAAGGCTGATTTAGGTTCTCCTGCTCTTGGACAAGGTGTTGTTTACAGATTAAAG GACTCGTCAATAACTGTTGCTTTTGATGATATACCGGAAGACGGTTTGAACAGTCCCCTAAGGCTGGAAAAAGTAGCAAATGAG GTGACATATCGCAGGATGAAAGATGCATTGATACAGTTGAGCAAAGGAGTGCACAGGGGTCCTGCCTCTGATCTGATTCCTGTCTTGTTTGGGGAGAGGCAACCTGCAGTGTCCAAGAAGGATATATCCTTTACTCCCTATAATAGAAATCTTGATCAGTCTCAG AAAGAAGCAGTTTTGAAAGCTCTGTCGTCAAAGAATGCGTTCTTGTTGCATGGACCACCTGGAACGGGAAAAACTACAACAGTTGTAGAAATTATATTACAAGAAGTAAAACGTGGATCTAAGATTCTTGCTTGTGCAGCCTCAAATATTGCTGTTGACAACATTGTAGAGCGGCTCGTTCCACATAG AGTTAAGCTGGTGAGAGTGGGTCATCCTGCACGCTTATTGCCTCAAGTACTGGACAGTGCGCTGGATGCTCAG GTACTACGAGGAGATAATAGTGGTCTTGCAAATGACATTCGGAAAGAAATGAAG GCATTGAATGGAAAACTTCTGAAAACCAAAGACAGAAATACAAGAAAGGATATACAGAGGGAACTTAGGACTCTATCCAAAGAAGAACGTAAAAGGCAGCAGCTTGCTGTAACAGATGTACTTAAAAGTGCAGATGTAATATTAACTACTTTGATTGGGGCTTTCTCCAAGAAACTAGACAGCACTTCATTTGATTTGGTGATTATTGATGAAGCTGCTCAAGCACTTGAGATAGCATGCTGGATACCTCTGCTGAAG GGTTCAAGATGTATACTTGCAGGGGACCATCTTCAACTTCCTCCAACCATTCAAAGTGTTGAAGCTGAGAAGAAAGGCTTAGGCAGAACTCTCTTTGAACGACTTGCAGAAACGTATGGAGATGAAATCACATCAATGCTTACTGTGCAGTACCGTATGCATGAACTTATCATGGATTGGTCTTCTAAAGAGCTTTACAACAGTAAG ATCAAGGCTCATGCAAGTGTTAGTGCACATATGTTATATGATCTTGACGGTGTGAAGCGGACATCTTCAACTGAACCAACCCTTCTTCTTGTAGACACAGCTGG ATGTGacatggaagaaaagaaagatgaagaagatagcACCTTTAATGAAGGTGAAGCTGAAGTTACTGTGGCTCATGCGAAGAGACTAGTGCAAAGTGGGGTGCTTCCTTCTGATATAGGAATTATTACCCCATATGCTGCCCAG TTTGACAGGTTGTTTTGCTCAAGATGTTGA
- the LOC108327114 gene encoding oligopeptide transporter 5 yields the protein MESGVSSKKTSPPSSQQFISVTTPLLHLEKETGESSTGVFHEREIEDAEKYELEVDDSPIEQVRLTVPITDDPTQPALTFRTWILGLASCVLLAFVNQFFCYRTNPLQISSVSAQIATLPLGKLMAATLPTKPIRVPFTKWSFSMNPGPFTLKEHVLITIFATSGSNGVDAISIITIVKAFYHRSIHPVAAYLLVMSTQMLGYGWAGIFRRFLVDSPFMWWPENLVQVSLFKAFHEKEKRPKGKYTRMQFFFLVFVASFAYYTLPGYLFQAISTISVVCLIWNDSITAQQIGSGMNGIGIGSFGLDWNNVAAFLGSPLAVPGFAIVNMLIGFMLDMYVLVPLAYWSNLYDAKKFPLISSHTFDSTGATYNVTRVLNPRTFDIDLDSYNNYSKIYLSITFAFEYGLSFATLTATISHVVLFHGEIILQTWRKTTRAPKEQLGDVHTRIMKRNYEQVPEWWFATILILMVVVALVACESFGKQLQLPWWGILLSLTIALVFTLPIGVIVATTNIKTGLNVISELIIGFIYPGKPLANVVFKIYGHDSMVQAVSFLSDFKLGHYMKIPPKSMFIVQLVGTVVASTVYFATSWWLLTSIENICDEALLPKGSPWTCPGDDVFYNASIIWGVVGPQRMFAKDGVYPGMNWFFLIGLLAPIPVWLLSRKFPNHKWIELINFPIIAAGASNIPPARSVNYITWGIVGIFFNFYVYRKFKAWWVRHTYILSAALDAGVAFMSVILYFTLQSNGIFGPVWWGLDADHCPLAKCPTAPGVYAEGCPLL from the exons ATGGAGAGTGGAGTCAGTAGTAAGAAAACATCACCTCCATCTTCGCAGCAATTCATTTCTGTTACCACCCCTCTGCTTCATTTGGAAAAG GAAACTGGGGAATCAAGCACAggagtgtttcacgagagggaGATAGAGGATGCTGAGAAATATGAATTGGAAGTTGATGACTCTCCCATTGAGCAAGTGAGGCTAACAGTTCCAATCACTGATGACCCTACTCAGCCAGCACTAACATTTAGGACATGGATTCTGGGGTTGGCATCATGTGTGCTTCTTGCCTTTGTGAACCAATTTTTTTGCTACAGAACCAACCCTTTACAAATCTCTTCAGTCTCAGCACAGATTGCTACACTCCCTCTTGGCAAACTGATGGCTGCAACTCTTCCGACTAAACCAATTCGTGTGCCATTCACGAAATGGTCATTTTCAATGAATCCGGGGCCATTCACTTTGAAGGAGCATGTGCTTATCACCATCTTTGCTACATCTGGATCTAATGGTGTTGATGCAATCAGCATCATCACAATCGTTAAGGCTTTCTATCACAGGAGCATCCACCCAGTAGCAGCTTATTTGTTAGTAATGTCAACCCAAATGCTTGGATATGGATGGGCTGGGATTTTTAGAAGATTCCTAGTGGACTCCCCTTTTATGTGGTGGCCTGAAAACCTTGTGCAGGTGTCTCTATTCAAGGCAtttcatgaaaaagaaaaaaggccTAAAGGAAAATACACTAGGATGCAATTCTTTTTCCTAGTCTTTGTAGCGAGCTTTGCCTATTACACTCTTCCAGGGTACCTTTTCCAAGCAATATCAACCATCTCGGTTGTTTGCCTGATTTGGAATGATTCCATCACAGCCCAACAAATTGGCTCAGGCATGAATGGAATTGGCATAGGCTCATTTGGCCTCGATTGGAACAATGTTGCAGCCTTCTTAGGTAGTCCTTTAGCTGTACCTGGCTTTGCCATCGTCAACATGTTGATAGGATTTATGTTGGATATGTATGTTCTAGTTCCCCTTGCCTATTGGAGCAATTTATATGATGCCAAAAAGTTCCCCCTCATTAGTTCTCACACGTTTGATTCAACTGGTGCAACATATAATGTTACTCGGGTTCTAAATCCCAGAACTTTTGACATTGATTTGGATAGTTATAACAATTACAGCAAGATCTATCTTAGTATAACATTTGCCTTTGAGTATGGATTAAGCTTTGCAACTTTGACTGCCACTATTTCCCACGTAGTCCTCTTTCATGGAGAAATTATTCTTCAGACGTGGAGGAAGACAACAAGAGCACCAAAAGAACAACTTGGAGATGTCCATACAAGAATTATGAAGAGAAACTATGAACAAGTCCCTGAATGGTGGTTTGCCACCATATTGATCCTTATGGTTGTTGTGGCCTTGGTTGCTTGTGAGAGCTTTGGAAAGCAACTCCAACTGCCATGGTGGGGAATTTTACTTTCTCTAACAATTGCATTAGTGTTCACCTTGCCAATTGGGGTTATTGTAGCTacaacaaacataaaaacaGGACTCAACGTGATTTCAGAGTTAATAATTGGATTCATTTACCCAGGAAAACCCCTTGCTAATGTAGTCTTTAAGATTTATGGACATGACAGCATGGTACAGGCAGTTTCGTTTCTTAGTGACTTCAAATTAGGCCACTACATGAAAATTCCTCCTAAATCTATGTTCATCGTTCAGCTTGTAGGCACAGTTGTTGCTTCAACTGTCTACTTTGCCACATCTTGGTGGCTTCTGACGTCTATTGAAAACATTTGTGATGAAGCATTGTTGCCAAAGGGTAGTCCATGGACATGCCCTGGTGACGATGTGTTCTATAATGCTTCAATCATATGGGGAGTTGTAGGACCACAGAGAATGTTTGCCAAGGACGGTGTTTATCCTGGGATGAATTGGTTTTTCCTCATTGGTCTACTTGCTCCTATTCCAGTGTGGTTGCTTTCTCGTAAATTCCCCAACCACAAGTGGATTGAACTCATCAACTTTCCCATTATCGCTGCAGGAGCATCCAACATTCCACCAGCCAGATCAGTGAATTATATTACATGGGGCATTGTTGGAATCTTCTTCAATTTCTATGTTTATAGAAAGTTTAAGGCATGGTGGGTCCGGCATACTTACATCCTTTCAGCTGCTTTAGATGCTGGAGTTGCTTTCATGAGTGTGATCCTTTATTTCACCCTTCAATCTAATGGTATTTTTGGTCCAGTCTGGTGGGGTCTTGATGCAGACCACTGCCCTTTGGCCAAATGCCCTACAGCTCCAGGTGTATATGCCGAGGGATGCCCTCTTCTTTGA
- the LOC108329758 gene encoding adenylosuccinate synthetase 2, chloroplastic: protein MNSISSITFDSHAICNPHRPFSSRRFHLARNLVVCSAKPVAPPPTKLAAADTSAARIGSLSQVSGVLGCQWGDEGKGKLVDVLAQHFEIVARCQGGANAGHTIYNAEGKKFALHLVPSGILNEDTLCVIGNGVVVHLPGLFKEIDGLESSGVSCQGRILISDRAHLLFDFHQVVDGLRETELAKSFIGTTKRGIGPCYSSKVNRNGIRVGDLRRMDTFPQKLDVILSDAALRFKDFNYGPDVLREEVEKYKRYAERLEPFIADTVHVMNEAITQKRKILVEGGQATMLDIDFGTYPFVTSSSPSAGGICTGLGIAPRVIGDLIGVVKAYTTRVGSGPFPTEILGSGGDLLRFAGQEFGTTTGRPRRCGWLDIVALKYSCQINGFSSLNLTKLDVLSDLDEIQLGISYKLDDGTLIKSFPSDLRLLEQLKVEYEVLPGWKSNISSVRNYSDLPKAARQYVERVEELVGVPIHYIGVGPGRDALIYK, encoded by the exons ATGAACAGCATCTCATCGATCACGTTTGATTCTCACGCGATATGCAACCCTCACCGCCCCTTTTCATCTCGCCGCTTTCATCTCGCTCGAAACCTTGTCGTATGCTCCGCTAAGCCCGTCGCACCTCCTCCCACCAAGCTCGCCGCTGCCGACACATCCGCCGCCCGCATCGGCTCGCTGAGCCAGGTCTCTGGCGTGCTGGGTTGCCAGTGGGGTGATGAGGGCAAGGGTAAACTCGTCGACGTCTTGGCCCAACACTTCGAAATCGTTGCTCGCTGTCAG GGTGGAGCTAATGCTGGGCATACTATCTACAATGCAGAAGGGAAAAAGTTTGCGCTTCATCTTGTTCCTTCTGGTATTCTGAACGAGGATACTCTGTGTGTTATTGGGAATGGGGTTGTAGTGCACCTGCCGGGGTTGTTTAAAGAGATTGATGGTCTTGAATCAAGTGGGGTCTCTTGCCAGGGAAGGATATTGATATCTGATCGTGCTCACCTGTTATTTGATTTCCACCAAGTAGTGGATGGATTGAGGGAAACCGAGCTTGCTAAATCTTTCATCGGCACCACCAAGAGAGGCATTGGACCCTGCTACTCTAGCAAGGTTAACCGCAATGGTATCCGAGTAGGTGATTTGAGGCGGATGGATACTTTCCCCCAGAAGCTTGATGTTATATTGTCAGATGCAGCATTAAGGTTCAAAGATTTCAACTATGGTCCAGACGTGCTAAGGGAAGAAGTTGAAAAATACAAGAGATATGCTGAGAGGTTGGAACCATTTATTGCTGATACTGTGCATGTCATGAATGAGGCCATAACACAGAAGAGGAAGATTTTGGTTGAAGGAGGACAAGCAACCATGTTGGACATTGATTTTGGAACTTATCCATTTGTTACATCGTCTAGCCCATCAGCAGGCGGGATATGCACTGGTCTTGGTATTGCTCCAAGGGTGATTGGTGATTTAATAGGAGTG GTGAAGGCATACACTACAAGAGTTGGTTCCGGACCTTTTCCTACTGAAATTCTGGGTTCAGGGGGTGATCTCCTCAGATTTGCTGGGCAGGAGTTTGGCACAACTACTGGCCGTCCTCGGCGGTGTGGCTGGCTGGATATAGTAGCCTTGAAATACTCATGTCAGATAAATGGTTTTTCATCGTTGAATCTTACCAAGCTGGATGTTTTATCAGATCTTGATGAAATTCAGTTGGGTATTTCTTACAAACTTGATGATGGCACCTTAATCAAATCATTTCCCTCTGACCTCCGTCTTCTTGAGCAATTGAAG gtGGAATACGAAGTACTTCCAGGATGGAAGTCTAATATTTCTTCCGTAAGAAACTACTCTGACCTTCCAAAAGCTGCACGGCAATACGTGGAAAGGGTAGAAGAACTTGTGGGGGTCCCTATTCACTACATTGGTGTTGGACCTGGACGTGATGCCCTCATATACAAATGA